One window of the Streptococcus parasanguinis ATCC 15912 genome contains the following:
- a CDS encoding glycosyltransferase family 2 protein — protein sequence MDKVCFIILNYNNYQDTIDCVRSLQSSIENEKFDIIVVDNNSSNDSIEKLKNSLNNIEVIPSRVNHGYANGNNIGIKIAEKRGYPFICILNNDTLIEEDFLTACVQKLHNDNSIAFVSPALVEYKNRDLIQSTGGDIFLDKGYVTLKNHHLSRKELPAIVQSDYIGGACMLFRTSLLKEIGYIPENYFLFFEETEWCYKATLMGYKNICLTNYFIYHKGSVSIKSVSGLQEYLMNRNRVVFVKRNIGSRYQFIKFLLYLYARFLFRLLIGKENNIKILKYYWDGVTDRIDAAYPFIVIKS from the coding sequence ATGGATAAAGTATGTTTTATTATTTTGAACTATAATAATTATCAGGACACAATCGATTGCGTTAGAAGTCTACAATCAAGTATTGAGAATGAAAAATTTGATATTATTGTGGTAGATAACAACTCTTCCAATGATAGCATTGAAAAATTAAAAAATTCATTAAATAATATTGAGGTGATTCCAAGTAGAGTGAATCATGGGTATGCTAATGGAAATAATATTGGTATAAAAATAGCAGAAAAAAGAGGTTACCCATTTATCTGTATATTAAATAATGATACCCTTATTGAAGAGGATTTTTTGACTGCATGTGTACAAAAGTTGCATAATGATAATTCAATTGCTTTTGTCAGCCCTGCTCTTGTAGAATACAAGAATAGAGATCTTATACAATCGACAGGGGGAGATATTTTTTTAGATAAGGGATATGTTACATTAAAAAATCATCATTTATCAAGAAAAGAATTACCTGCTATTGTACAAAGTGATTATATTGGTGGGGCATGTATGCTATTTAGAACAAGTCTCCTTAAGGAAATAGGCTATATTCCTGAGAATTATTTTTTGTTTTTTGAAGAAACTGAATGGTGTTATAAAGCCACACTAATGGGCTATAAAAATATTTGTTTAACAAATTATTTTATATATCATAAAGGCTCTGTTTCAATAAAATCGGTATCTGGCTTACAAGAGTATTTAATGAACAGGAACAGAGTGGTATTTGTGAAAAGAAATATAGGAAGTCGATATCAGTTTATCAAATTTTTATTATACCTGTATGCTAGATTTCTTTTTAGGCTATTGATAGGTAAGGAAAATAATATAAAGATCTTAAAGTATTATTGGGATGGTGTAACAGATAGAATTGATGCAGCCTACCCTTTTATTGTAATCAAATCTTAA
- a CDS encoding polymerase — MRRIRIELVELLYYISVALSVGLFLFLNVSLFVHRNLLTVVSITTLILMIPTLLLNIRNISRSAFFFGITFLSCVLYQIIRATNTYFYSSIEIFYAIRQYTWVLLFFVLIYLFANDEKKMKRILDNTLSILSVSLLLRFFSWFSFTFLKANLFPNILMEFGKLWYRNETSIRVDGTPLISIAMFLTFYLFLKYRDKKYLYTLMFMLLFAIFVNQTRMLIFPQIFSMILMYVYHKFPYMPLYLLFVIVGISCFFFFGGSEWFKNWIDAFNNGTSDMGLGYRYWELKYYLGLLTDYRWINGLGILTSSNPNSYFILFGPGRVQMYLDDLGFIELFVQFGLLAIFLYGYLLYMLTKLIRRMKTKQYIYERSLFIGLMANILITAPSLNIFGSQRSYSLVIILAMVFFYDYQLKRKDNKNG; from the coding sequence GTGAGACGAATTCGTATAGAATTAGTGGAATTACTTTATTATATTTCTGTAGCGCTTTCTGTGGGTTTGTTTTTGTTTTTAAATGTTAGTCTGTTTGTTCATAGAAATTTACTAACCGTGGTATCGATAACTACTCTAATTCTTATGATTCCAACGCTACTTCTAAATATCAGAAATATATCGAGATCAGCATTTTTTTTCGGTATTACTTTTTTGTCGTGTGTTCTCTATCAAATCATAAGAGCAACCAATACTTATTTCTATTCTTCCATTGAAATTTTCTATGCTATAAGACAATATACTTGGGTTCTATTATTTTTTGTTTTGATTTATCTTTTTGCGAATGATGAGAAAAAAATGAAAAGAATTTTGGATAATACACTAAGTATTCTGTCCGTATCTTTGCTACTTCGATTTTTCTCGTGGTTCTCATTTACATTTTTGAAGGCCAATCTCTTTCCAAATATATTGATGGAATTTGGTAAATTATGGTATAGAAACGAAACATCAATTAGAGTGGATGGGACTCCTTTAATTTCCATTGCTATGTTTTTAACATTTTATCTCTTTCTCAAGTATAGAGATAAGAAATATCTTTATACATTGATGTTTATGTTGCTATTTGCCATATTTGTAAATCAAACGAGAATGTTAATATTTCCTCAAATATTTTCGATGATTCTAATGTATGTTTATCATAAATTTCCTTATATGCCATTATATTTATTATTTGTCATTGTAGGCATCAGTTGTTTCTTCTTTTTTGGAGGAAGTGAATGGTTTAAGAATTGGATAGATGCATTTAATAATGGTACCTCTGATATGGGATTAGGATATAGATATTGGGAGTTAAAATACTATCTAGGACTATTAACAGATTACCGTTGGATAAATGGGCTGGGGATATTAACTAGTTCAAACCCTAATAGTTATTTCATTTTATTTGGACCAGGAAGAGTTCAAATGTATTTAGACGACCTTGGTTTTATAGAGTTATTTGTTCAATTTGGTCTACTGGCTATTTTCTTATATGGTTATCTTTTATACATGTTAACGAAATTAATCCGACGAATGAAAACGAAACAATACATTTATGAACGATCTTTATTCATAGGTCTGATGGCAAATATTTTGATTACAGCCCCTTCTCTTAATATTTTTGGCAGTCAGAGAAGTTATTCTCTTGTAATAATTCTTGCTATGGTATTCTTTTATGATTATCAATTAAAGCGGAAGGACAATAAGAATGGATAA
- the wecB gene encoding non-hydrolyzing UDP-N-acetylglucosamine 2-epimerase, translating into MKKVMLVFGTRPEAIKMCPLVNELKQNDSIKTIVCVTGQHKEMLKQVLEVFKVEPDYDLGIMKENQTLFTITTSILDKIQMVLEKEQPEIVLVHGDTTTTFATSLAAFYMGIKVGHVEAGLRTYNLKSPFPEEFNRQATSIISEYNFAPTEVSKENLIKEGRKNIFVTGNTVIDALKTTVQENYCHPILDWAKGSKLIMLTAHRRENLGEPMEHMFKAVKRILNEYKDVKVVYPIHKNPRVRELASKVFGENERMKIIEPLEVIDFHNFMNQSYLILTDSGGVQEEAPSLGKPVLVMRDTTERPEGIAAGTLKLVGTNEENIYENFKLLLEDETEYNKMSQASNPYGDGTACKQIVRILMDN; encoded by the coding sequence ATGAAAAAAGTAATGTTAGTTTTTGGAACACGTCCAGAAGCGATTAAAATGTGTCCTTTGGTAAACGAATTAAAACAGAATGATTCAATAAAAACGATTGTATGTGTCACAGGCCAACATAAAGAAATGTTAAAACAAGTGTTAGAGGTTTTTAAAGTTGAACCAGATTATGATTTGGGGATTATGAAGGAAAACCAAACATTATTCACAATCACAACATCTATTTTGGATAAAATTCAAATGGTTTTAGAAAAAGAACAGCCAGAAATTGTTCTTGTGCATGGGGATACGACCACGACATTTGCAACATCCTTAGCTGCATTTTATATGGGGATTAAAGTTGGGCATGTTGAAGCTGGTTTAAGGACGTATAATCTAAAAAGCCCATTTCCAGAAGAATTTAACCGACAAGCAACTTCTATCATCTCAGAATATAATTTTGCTCCAACAGAAGTTTCAAAAGAGAATCTGATAAAAGAGGGACGAAAAAATATTTTTGTTACTGGCAATACTGTAATTGATGCACTAAAGACAACCGTTCAGGAAAATTATTGTCATCCTATTTTAGATTGGGCTAAGGGAAGTAAATTAATTATGTTGACAGCCCATAGACGTGAGAACCTTGGGGAACCAATGGAACATATGTTTAAAGCTGTGAAACGTATATTAAATGAGTACAAAGATGTGAAGGTAGTCTACCCAATTCACAAAAATCCTAGAGTAAGAGAACTTGCAAGTAAGGTTTTCGGAGAAAATGAACGTATGAAAATTATTGAGCCGTTAGAAGTTATTGATTTTCATAATTTTATGAATCAAAGTTACTTAATTTTAACGGATTCAGGAGGTGTCCAAGAAGAAGCCCCTTCCTTAGGAAAACCAGTTCTTGTAATGCGTGATACGACAGAACGTCCAGAGGGTATTGCTGCAGGAACCTTGAAGTTGGTTGGAACAAATGAGGAGAATATTTATGAGAATTTTAAACTCCTCCTTGAAGACGAAACAGAGTACAATAAAATGAGTCAAGCAAGTAATCCTTATGGAGATGGTACGGCTTGTAAACAGATTGTTAGGATTCTGATGGATAATTAG